The genomic segment GCACCGGTCGGCCCCCGGTCGGACCCGGTCAGCCCCCGGTCGGGTCCTCGCCGCGGTCGAGGGCCTTCCACAGCTCCTCGGGGCGCTCGGGGTCCGGGGCGGGGCGCCCGGCCTTCCGGGACGGCAGGCCGGTGGCGCCGTCCCGGTCGTAGCGGTTGGACATCCCCGGCCAGTGGCGGCCGCGCAGCACGGCGAGCACTCCGGCCGCGAACAGCAGCGCTCCCCCGGCGGCGGCGACCCACGGCCATGTGGTGGAAGTCTCACCGACGACGGTCGTACTGGCCAGTGTCGTGGCGGCCGTGGCGGCCGCGGCCAGGGCGGAGCCGGGGCCGTCGGTGAGGGCGGCGGTCACGATGCCCACGCCGCACAGCACGAGGAGTCCCGAGACGACGGAGCGGCCGATGCCGCGGACGGCGAACACGGCGACCAGGGCGGCGAGGCCGACGAGCGCGAGCGCGCCGGGCACGCCGGTGATCTCGCTGCCGGAGACCGTGAGGGCCACCGAGCCCTCGGCGTACTTCGCGGTCCCGTGGGCCCAGGTCTTGCCCGCCGCGAGCAGCGTGACGGCGGCGCCGGCGACGCCGAGCAGCAGCGCGAGGGCCAGGCTGCGGCGGCCCGCGGCGCGGGTGCGCGCCGGCGGCCCCGTCACCACGGGGTCGGCGGCGGGTTCCTGGGCGGTCGCGGTGGGATCCGGCGCGGTCCCGGTCGGAACCGGGGCGGTCGCGGTGGTCGCGGATTCTTCGGCGGGGCGGGGCTGGGGCACGGCAGTCACGTAGACCACTATCGCGCGTCGGCCCGCGGGCGGCACAGGCGGGGGACCGATCAGGGACAGACCACCACGAGTCGATTCCATGCACCGACCAGTCCATGAGTGAGCAAGTTTTCGCCCATGCGATCACCGCCGAAAGCAAAGCGGAGGTAGAGACTCCGTCTGCCGTCTTGTTGACGTGTGCTCGTCACAATACGTTCGCGCCGATCCCCCGTGCGACCACCTCGCTCCGGCGGATCAACTCCCCCCGCACAGCCCCCGGTTTACAGCCACAGGAGGCAGTACGTTGCGCACAACCCTTACTCCGGCGGCGCTTCGGCGCGCCGGACTCTCCCTCACCGCCGTCGCGGGACTGGCCCTGGCGGGCTTCGCCATCGCCCCGTCCGCCGACGCGCAGCCGGTCGCGCGGACCGGCGCGGCCCAGAACGTCACCGTGAACGCGGATCAGGCCGTCCACACCGCTCGCGCCTGCGCCCTGCCCAAGGCGGGCGAGATGGCGTGCAAGGCGCTCCGCGTCACCAGCGGGACGGTGCACACCACCAACGTCCGTGGCACGACGATCACCCCCGACGCGGCCGCCGCCACCCCCACAGGTTACGGCCCGAGTGATCTTCAGAAGGCCTACGGGCTGACCTCCGCGGCGGCCGCCAACGGCGCCGGGCGGACCATCGCGATCGTCGACGCCTACGACGACCCGAACGCCGAGGCGGACCTCGGCGTCTACCGCTCGCACTACGGGCTGCCGGCCTGCACCACGGCCAACGGCTGCTTCAAGAAGGTCAGCCAGACCGGCAGCACCACCGCGCTGCCCACCGCCGACGCCGGCTGGTCGGAGGAGATATCCCTCGACGTCGACATGGCCAGCGCGATCTGCCCCAAGTGCAAGATCCTTCTCGTCGAGGCCAAGACCCCCTCGATGGCGAACCTCGGCACCGCGGTGAACCGTGCCGTCACCCTGGGCGCGAAGTACGTCTCGAACAGCTACGGCGGCGGGGAGTCCTCCTCCGACGCCTCCTACGACAGCAGCTACTTCAACCACCCGGGCGTCGCGATCACGGTCAGCGCCGGTGACTCCGCCTACGGCGCCGAGTACCCCGCCGCCTCCAAGTACGTGACCTCGGTCGGCGGCACCGCCCTCAAGACCGCCTCCAACGCGCGTGGCTGGACCGAGACCGTCTGGTCCACGAACAGCACCGAGGGCACCGGCTCCGGCTGCTCCGCCTATGACGCCAAGCAGTCCTGGCAGAAGGACACCGGCTGCGCCAAGCGGACCATCTCCGACGTGTCGGCGGTCGCCGACCCGGCCACCGGTGTGGCGATCTACGACTCCTACGGGATCGCCGCCGGGTACTACACCTTCGGTGGCACCAGCGCCTCGGCGCCGATCATCGCGGGCGTGTACGCCATCGCCGGCGCCCCGTCGTCCGGTTCGTACCCGACCTCGTTCCCGTACGCCCACACCTCGGCGCTCAACGACGTGACGAGCGGCTCCAACGGCAGTTGCTCGGGCTCGTACCTGTGCACCGCCAAGGCCGGATACGACGGCCCGACGGGTCTCGGCACCCCGAACGGCACCTCGGCCTTCACGGGCTGACGGCCCCGTGAAGCACGGCGGGGCGGCCCGGTCCTGGCCGCCCCGCCTTCGGGTGTTCCCACCGTCATCGTGGTCCCGCGGTCACGCCCGCGCGTCGGTGTGCAGCCGGCTCGCGGTCGCCACCGCGCGCAGCACCGCCGCCGCCTTGTTGCGGCATTCGGTGTCCTCGGCGACCGGGTCCGAGTCGGCGACGACACCGGCGCCCGCCTGGACGTACGCCGTACCGTCGCGCAGCAGCGCGGTGCGGATGGCGATCGCGGTG from the Streptomyces sp. RKAG293 genome contains:
- a CDS encoding TIGR02234 family membrane protein, whose product is MTAVPQPRPAEESATTATAPVPTGTAPDPTATAQEPAADPVVTGPPARTRAAGRRSLALALLLGVAGAAVTLLAAGKTWAHGTAKYAEGSVALTVSGSEITGVPGALALVGLAALVAVFAVRGIGRSVVSGLLVLCGVGIVTAALTDGPGSALAAAATAATTLASTTVVGETSTTWPWVAAAGGALLFAAGVLAVLRGRHWPGMSNRYDRDGATGLPSRKAGRPAPDPERPEELWKALDRGEDPTGG
- a CDS encoding peptidase S8; translated protein: MRTTLTPAALRRAGLSLTAVAGLALAGFAIAPSADAQPVARTGAAQNVTVNADQAVHTARACALPKAGEMACKALRVTSGTVHTTNVRGTTITPDAAAATPTGYGPSDLQKAYGLTSAAAANGAGRTIAIVDAYDDPNAEADLGVYRSHYGLPACTTANGCFKKVSQTGSTTALPTADAGWSEEISLDVDMASAICPKCKILLVEAKTPSMANLGTAVNRAVTLGAKYVSNSYGGGESSSDASYDSSYFNHPGVAITVSAGDSAYGAEYPAASKYVTSVGGTALKTASNARGWTETVWSTNSTEGTGSGCSAYDAKQSWQKDTGCAKRTISDVSAVADPATGVAIYDSYGIAAGYYTFGGTSASAPIIAGVYAIAGAPSSGSYPTSFPYAHTSALNDVTSGSNGSCSGSYLCTAKAGYDGPTGLGTPNGTSAFTG